From Actinomyces procaprae:
GGTGGGCGCGAAGGTGCCCTGGGAACCGGCGTCGCCGCCGGGCAGCGGCAGGGCGGTCGGACGCGTGTAGGCGTGGCCGACCTGCTCCCAGTGCACCAGGTCGGTGGAGCGGTGCACCGGCACGCCGGGCAGGTACTCGAAGCTGGAGTTGACCAGCCAGCACGTATCCCCGACGCGGCAGATGGATGGGTCCGGGTAGTAACCCGGCAGGATCGGGCGAGTGGAGCGGATGGGCATGGCGCTTTCCTTCTGGGGCTGGGGCGGTGGCCCGTGAGCGCGGGGCGCCCACCGGCCACCGCCATAACGACCGACCTCGGTACGTAAGATCTACCGACCTCGGTGGAGGGGAGGGGGAGGGGGAGGGGAGGACGAGGCGGGGGTCAGCCGCGCTGGGCGGCGGGGACCTCGGCTGCCTCCGGCGCCACCTCCGCGATCACTGCATCCAGTGCCTCCTTGACCGCCTCCATGCCGGGGATGAAGCCGTACATGGTGGCCGCGCCCGGGATCACCTTCACGGTCGAGCCGAGCTCGTGGGTGAGGAAGCCGGTGAGCGTGGACGCCGGATCGGCCATGTAGGCGCCGTGCTTGCCGGCCACCGCCTCCACCACGCGCGCCCAGGCCGCGTCATCGTCCATGAGGTCCCGCACCGTGCGGATCGTCCGGCCGCCGTCGCGCAGCTGCGCGGGCAGGCTTACCGTGCGCTCGTGCACGCCGTGCCCGAGCGTCTCCGGCGCGGCACCGGGCAGCACCAGCTCCGCGGAGGAGCCGACCGGCACCTGTACGCGTACATGCAGCGCCTCGCCGTCGAGCTCCCAGGCGACCCGGGCCGTGCCCAGCGGCAGCCGCCGCACCACGCTCGCGGAGGTGAAGCCGTGGCCGACCTGCGGCGCCACTCGCAGTGCGCGCCCGCCGGCACCGACGACGTCCAGGCCCGCCAGGTCGGTGATCAGCCACTGGGTGACGGCACCCAGCGCGTAGTGGTTGAAGCTGGTCATCTCCCCGGGGTTGATGTCCCCGTTCGGAAGCATGGAGTCCCAGCGCTCCCAGATGGTGGTGGCGCCCATGGTCACCGGATACAGCCAGCTGGGGCACTCCCGCTCCAGAACGAGCCGGGCCGCCGTCGCCGCCTGCCCGCCCCTGACCAGGGCGGCGGGCACCAGCGGGGTGCCGACGAAGCCGGTGGAGATCCGGAAGGAGCGCAGCCGCACCAGGTCCGCCAGGCGCTGCCCCGCCCCGGTCACGCGCCGCGGCGTGTCCAGCAGGTCCCAGGCCAGCGCCTGGGCGTACACGGTGGCGCAGTCGGACAGGATCAGCCCGTCGGCGGTGACGTAGGCGTCCAGGTACGCCTCCCGCACGCTCGCGGCCAGTGCCTCGTAGTGGGCGGCGCGCTCGGCGTCGCCGAGGATCGCCCAGGCGCGGGCGGTGATGCCGGCGCTGCGGGCGAAGTAGGCGGTGGCCACCACGTCCGGGTCGGCCTTGGCGGCGGCCGGCTCCTCCGGCGGCGCGTCGGGGTCCAGCCAGTCGCCGAACTGGAAGCCGCCCCGCCACAGGTGGGAGGCCCCGGCCACGGCGTCGACGCCGTCGACGAAGCAGCTCATCGCCTCCACGCTTGCCGCCAGCACGGCTGGATTGCCGGTGGCCTCGTAGACCGCCCAGGGCACCAGGGTAATGGCGTCGCCCCAGGCGCAGGTCAGCTTGTTGCCCTCCAGCACGTCGGGGGAGACCACCGGCAGGGCGCCGTCGGGCGTCTGGGCGGCGGCCAGGTCCTTCGTCCAGGAGTTCAGGAAGGCGGCGGCGTCGTACAGGCTCAGGGAGGTGGGGGCGAAGGCGCCGATGTCGCCGGTCCAGCCCAGGCGTTCGTCGCGCTGCGGGCAGTCGGTGGGCACGGTGATGAAGTTGTCGATGGTGGACCAGCGGGTGTTCTCCACCAGTCGGTCCACGAGCGGCTGGGAGCTGGTGAACCAGGCCGCCCGTTCCATCCCGGCCGAGACCACGCGGGCGGTGACGGAGGCGAGCAGGGCGTCGTCGTCGCCGGGGAAGCCGTCGACCTCCACGTAGCGGAAGCCGTGCTGGGTGAGGGTGGGGGTGAAGACCTCGGGCCGGTCGGCGGTGCCGGTGCCCGCCAGGGTGACGCGGTCGGTGCACTCGGCGTTTCGCAGTGGGCGCGTGCCCAGCTCGCCGTGCTCGAGGACCTCGGCGTGACGCAGGGTGACCACGTCCCCGGCCCGGCCGCCGGGGACGGTCAGGTGCAGGTGCCCGGTGAGGTTCTGCCCCAGGTCCACCACGCGCCTGCCCGACGGCGTGGTGATGACCTCCGCGGGCCGCACCTCGCCGATGACGGTGGGCAGCGGCAGCGTGGTCGGTTCCAGCGCCGCCTGGGGCAGGTCGAGGGTGGCGACCGGGGACTCGGCCTCCGCCTCGCCCAGCGCCGGCAGGCGCAGGTCCGTGGACTGGCCGTTGTACAGGTCGTTGGCGGTGACGTTGGAGGGGCGCCAGGTCCACGCCTCATCCGTGCCGATGACGGTGGTGTCCTGCCCGTCGCTAAGCTCCACCTGCGCCAGCAGCCACAGGTCCTTCCCGTAGACGGCCTCGCGCATCGCCCAGGTCAGGTGGCCGCGGTACCAGCCATTGCCCAGGACGACGGCGAGTTCGTGCTCGCCCGGCGTCAGCGCGGTGGTGACGTCGTGTGTCTGCACGAGGACGCGCCGGGAGTACTCGGTCCAGCCCGGGGCGAGTTCGTCCGCGCCGACCTTGACGCCGTCGATGAAGACCTCGTAGATGCCGCCGGCGGTCAGGTGCAGGCGGGCGGCGGTGGTGCCGGCGGGGACGGTGAGGCGGCGGACCATGACCGGCGCCGGATCGGCGCGCCGGTTGCCGGGGGCCGTGATGGGGCGGGCGGGCCAGTCGTCGTGTTCCAGCAGCCCGGTCTCGACGACGGCGGGCGC
This genomic window contains:
- a CDS encoding alpha-L-rhamnosidase, which encodes MTTHHPGLPNTAATGSSGSDAPLTATPGAPNTSLLTAAAPDAADPVGPLAAPERLRVDHHRPDKPVLGGTGPTPALSWEVPSAPVGWTQARAEVEVVRGPVGALPAAPQTFTLEGANSLFVPWPAPPLSSREGAAWRVRVAGEDGTWSPWSAPAVVETGLLEHDDWPARPITAPGNRRADPAPVMVRRLTVPAGTTAARLHLTAGGIYEVFIDGVKVGADELAPGWTEYSRRVLVQTHDVTTALTPGEHELAVVLGNGWYRGHLTWAMREAVYGKDLWLLAQVELSDGQDTTVIGTDEAWTWRPSNVTANDLYNGQSTDLRLPALGEAEAESPVATLDLPQAALEPTTLPLPTVIGEVRPAEVITTPSGRRVVDLGQNLTGHLHLTVPGGRAGDVVTLRHAEVLEHGELGTRPLRNAECTDRVTLAGTGTADRPEVFTPTLTQHGFRYVEVDGFPGDDDALLASVTARVVSAGMERAAWFTSSQPLVDRLVENTRWSTIDNFITVPTDCPQRDERLGWTGDIGAFAPTSLSLYDAAAFLNSWTKDLAAAQTPDGALPVVSPDVLEGNKLTCAWGDAITLVPWAVYEATGNPAVLAASVEAMSCFVDGVDAVAGASHLWRGGFQFGDWLDPDAPPEEPAAAKADPDVVATAYFARSAGITARAWAILGDAERAAHYEALAASVREAYLDAYVTADGLILSDCATVYAQALAWDLLDTPRRVTGAGQRLADLVRLRSFRISTGFVGTPLVPAALVRGGQAATAARLVLERECPSWLYPVTMGATTIWERWDSMLPNGDINPGEMTSFNHYALGAVTQWLITDLAGLDVVGAGGRALRVAPQVGHGFTSASVVRRLPLGTARVAWELDGEALHVRVQVPVGSSAELVLPGAAPETLGHGVHERTVSLPAQLRDGGRTIRTVRDLMDDDAAWARVVEAVAGKHGAYMADPASTLTGFLTHELGSTVKVIPGAATMYGFIPGMEAVKEALDAVIAEVAPEAAEVPAAQRG